The stretch of DNA CCTCTGGGggtcgcgcggagaagaaggaggaaagCAGGGCTCCCGCGCTCTGCCTCACGTGGCAATGGGTTTGTtgctcttcgtctgctgcggcgggtgCCGCCTTGTCGTGTGGGTCGTCGCGGCCTGTCGCGGGGTCGCCTGGCGCGGCGTGGACGCCGTCAGCTGGacctgcgctcgcgccttcgccgtcgtccgccgcggttTCCTCGGCGTTCTCTGCTCGCGAGTTTTCGTGTGCGAGGCGCTTCGACCGGCTCCGCTTTGCATGCGAGGCGATGGAGAGTCTCGTCGCAGTTGTTGCCTCCCACGTGCTGCTGAGTCACccctcgctcctcgcgcgcttcgcggcggccgccttccCGCGGGCGTTTATGGAGCGGCTTCTCGCGAACTTCCTTCCATacgcggctctgcgggcgGACCCCGCGGCTGAGTCTCTGAGCGGCAATGAGAGAAGTGCAGAGAGCCCGCCGACGCgcaaaggcgaggaagcgcggggggaggcggaggcggaggcgaaggcggaggatcgcagcgaaggcgctgaaAGCGACCGGATTGTGGAGACGTGCGTTGAAGCGGCTCTGGCGTGTGTAGATAGCGACCGCGAAAAGGCGGAACGGGCGAATGGCAGAACGGATGGAGGCGTCTTTGAGAGCTGGCTGGGACTGGAGAGTTCCAAgcgcaggcaggcggagacgctcgcTTCAGTAATGACACGTGGCGCGAAGCGAAACGTGCAGGTGAACTCCGGGAACCTCTCCCAGCGCACGGGGGACTCCATGCCCTCCGTGGAGGACGTCTGCCTGTCGGCCGCTCTCCTTTTTCGCCTGCATCACagcctctcgcaggcgcttctCCCTCACGCGTCTGCTTTGCATGCGCCCGACTCTGCGTGTTTTCCGGCGTATTTTGCTGCGGAGTTCtgcgagacggcgcgcgtgcgcgtggagAGTCTGCTTCTGAACGCTCGCGTGGAGCTcctgcgcagagcgcgcgccgcctggctTCTCTTCCCCCCCGTGGAGAGCGGCCCCGAAGCGCTCCTGCGGGGCTTGCTACTTTCTCAGTCTCGATACCACCCGCGATACCGCTCCGACCGGGAGTTGAAACCGAGCAAGGCAGGCgctgaggcagaggcgccggaagaaggaaaggggggcggaggcgatggCTGGCCGCCACTGTTCGTCGCAGTCTCTGATGCGACTGAGCTCTGGGGCTTCCGGGCCCTGGTTCCGGCACTTCGCCATTGCCTCTCCTCTTGGCGCCCgcccgaggagggcgcgctgcGTTACGAGGTCGCAGTGCTCAGCCGAGCCGTGTGCGGCAATCTGCCTGAAGGCGTGATGGGCCTCGCGCCTTTCCGCGTAGCCGCAGGGACGCACTTCGTGGTATCGCGgctcctcgcgtcgctccgcgccgccgccgagagtctccgcgcggagcgcgacCTGCCCGCCTCTCGCCAAGGATCCTCGACCGAGGTTTGCGACGGCGTGCGTTGccagacgagggagagagactcAGAGGCGAGTTGCAGCTGGGGAGAGCgacagagcggcggcgcagacgacggagacgccggcagagcgaccgcctccgcagcgcgagtCCGCGCAGAGGACAAGCCAATGTTGGACGTCGACCTGGAGGCAAGCGACTGCTGGCGTGGCCGTCCGCAGTGGCTGACTCGAGTGCATGCACGACGGCGAGCGGACGCGTTGGCTTGGGAGGCCGTGGggctgcgcgaggcagcccgccagcgcctcgtgGAAATCCGGGACTTGGCGCTGCTCTTTGTCACTTTGAGATGTGCTGACCCTGCGCGGCATGCGGTGGGTCTCGACCCGCTAGCATGCGCGGCTCTCTACGTCGACTGCGAGTACTTTGTGCAGcatctgctgcgtctgccgctctcgttttcgctgtttttctcggctgccggcggcgcctctttTGCTGCGTCTTCCAGTTTGCATGCGCCCTCAGAGCGGAGAGGGGGCGAGGGctcgagcgaggcagcgtaCAGCCCGTCTGTTCTGGCGGCTCTGAAGGAGCTTTTCCGcttcagcctcgcgcgcgcgccgttctCCGCGGATGGCGCTCCTCTTTCTGCACCGCcgactctccgcgcggcttccaCATCGTCTGGCTCGCATTCAGCTGCCTCAGCGGCGACTCGCGGAGAAACCCCGACGCCCCTCGAGgggctcgccgctctctctgagAAATCGCCGGGGGGCAGGTGCGGCGACCTCCTTCCTGTGTTTCTAGTCGAGACGCTGGGGTCGATAAAGCAAATCCAGGAGAGCGCCTATCTGGGcatgctgcgccgc from Besnoitia besnoiti strain Bb-Ger1 chromosome V, whole genome shotgun sequence encodes:
- a CDS encoding hypothetical protein (encoded by transcript BESB_058600) yields the protein MEPNARVHRRSAQGPSEASPPWATSPSEASAPGRPPVSSESPSDSACVSLPQLRELLRCIRTSKAAAQQAAGEALLKNGRRLAEIRRHLAGDHAEVARLRQVYRALSTQILGADGEALHAAVEPRAGKETAEARRSFPERCEPRDGAAKGQGRPAASSAPWEEVAGRPEEQCAAAEPGVAGQASASADSPRTPAPQIQSFVETVKRRLEKERDLEGRIEALAEAREALDGLLTRQRLLDACRALLPEDAAAPIAIARGPPRGGRLREAAACLRQFAELWRADHASPSTSAELWARFAALRSPQSTAVPPASLPGAQRAEATPDSDDVLLDLEVGQLRLAAALRDGLLASLDGAFSDCVRLSSRALHLGCQRHPAEPETTLAGASADAAKGPSAEAKARLQEVWTAFESLGVLEERVGTFGRKLQRELLTPLIEVLEGGCGDREGDAARGSVCGVLRLECGVEGSACRDAAASPARVSETAVSSSGGRAEKKEESRAPALCLTWQWVCCSSSAAAGAALSCGSSRPVAGSPGAAWTPSAGPALAPSPSSAAVSSAFSAREFSCARRFDRLRFACEAMESLVAVVASHVLLSHPSLLARFAAAAFPRAFMERLLANFLPYAALRADPAAESLSGNERSAESPPTRKGEEARGEAEAEAKAEDRSEGAESDRIVETCVEAALACVDSDREKAERANGRTDGGVFESWLGLESSKRRQAETLASVMTRGAKRNVQVNSGNLSQRTGDSMPSVEDVCLSAALLFRLHHSLSQALLPHASALHAPDSACFPAYFAAEFCETARVRVESLLLNARVELLRRARAAWLLFPPVESGPEALLRGLLLSQSRYHPRYRSDRELKPSKAGAEAEAPEEGKGGGGDGWPPLFVAVSDATELWGFRALVPALRHCLSSWRPPEEGALRYEVAVLSRAVCGNLPEGVMGLAPFRVAAGTHFVVSRLLASLRAAAESLRAERDLPASRQGSSTEVCDGVRCQTRERDSEASCSWGERQSGGADDGDAGRATASAARVRAEDKPMLDVDLEASDCWRGRPQWLTRVHARRRADALAWEAVGLREAARQRLVEIRDLALLFVTLRCADPARHAVGLDPLACAALYVDCEYFVQHLLRLPLSFSLFFSAAGGASFAASSSLHAPSERRGGEGSSEAAYSPSVLAALKELFRFSLARAPFSADGAPLSAPPTLRAASTSSGSHSAASAATRGETPTPLEGLAALSEKSPGGRCGDLLPVFLVETLGSIKQIQESAYLGMLRREQEIYKLAASRIFSASRASLARDGCGEERASGLEGCRGEAEAGFDGRVFADFHLAHAEAVLTEATRHLRQTAQQWLGILPQQVYVESVALLSDACMQAFFSAFSRLLLPLSSAFSSSSFGTSLPATSPQERTRAVAYLISFLLTELRAVFALHMDSPRVSPSEASPLLETVDASLEAPCTARIERFVEFFAILEAMKVVLETEEELLLQQVWPHYGQILRQKVDEKTIDRILSTSLCLLTLADTRCASDAMRQHASDIARLLLQT